In Synechococcus sp. Nb3U1, one DNA window encodes the following:
- a CDS encoding DUF2834 domain-containing protein — MERGLDIEGFWELLFQNPISSFLAMDVLVSSLGLWILIYTEGSRLGMKRLWVYVLSNLLVGVSLALPLFLWTQEGYLQPEQEA; from the coding sequence CTGGAGCGAGGACTGGATATCGAGGGATTTTGGGAACTGCTGTTTCAAAATCCGATCTCCAGCTTTCTTGCCATGGATGTGCTGGTATCCTCGCTAGGGTTGTGGATCTTGATCTACACGGAGGGATCCCGTTTGGGGATGAAACGGTTGTGGGTATACGTGCTGAGTAACCTTTTGGTTGGTGTATCGCTAGCATTGCCGCTATTTTTATGGACACAAGAAGGGTATTTGCAACCGGAACAGGAGGCTTAA
- a CDS encoding nitrilase-related carbon-nitrogen hydrolase gives MQVKAGLIQLSLPRDGVARSVMQLKQAMIDKHLPLIAQAAEQGVKILCLQELFYGPYFCPSQSPEWFQLTELVPAGPTTQLMQELARRYGMVLVAPLFEEEMPGLYYNTAVVIDADGRYLGKYRKTHLPQVQGFWEKFFFRPGNLGYPVFQTAFAKVGVYICYDRHFPEGARALGLNGAEVVFNPSATVAGLSEYLWFLEQPAHAAANGYFVAASNRVGWEDPWRIGEFYGQSYFADPRGQILVKGSRDQDQLVVADLDLDQVRQVRELWQFYRDRRPDLYGDLLKP, from the coding sequence ATGCAGGTTAAAGCTGGACTGATCCAACTGTCTCTTCCCCGAGATGGGGTGGCCCGCTCCGTGATGCAACTGAAACAGGCGATGATCGATAAACATCTGCCCTTGATTGCGCAGGCGGCAGAGCAGGGGGTAAAAATTCTCTGCTTGCAGGAGTTGTTTTACGGCCCCTATTTTTGTCCTAGCCAAAGCCCAGAATGGTTTCAGTTGACCGAGCTGGTACCAGCTGGCCCCACCACCCAACTGATGCAGGAGCTAGCCCGCCGATACGGCATGGTGCTGGTGGCGCCGCTTTTTGAGGAGGAGATGCCTGGCCTCTACTACAACACAGCGGTGGTGATCGATGCGGATGGTCGGTATTTGGGCAAGTACCGCAAGACCCATCTGCCCCAGGTGCAAGGGTTTTGGGAAAAGTTTTTCTTCCGCCCCGGCAATTTGGGTTACCCGGTGTTCCAGACTGCCTTTGCCAAAGTGGGGGTGTACATTTGCTATGACCGGCATTTCCCAGAAGGGGCCAGGGCTTTGGGTCTAAATGGGGCAGAAGTGGTGTTCAATCCTTCGGCAACGGTGGCGGGTCTTTCGGAATACCTGTGGTTTTTAGAGCAACCTGCTCATGCAGCGGCCAATGGCTACTTTGTGGCAGCCAGTAACCGAGTGGGCTGGGAGGATCCCTGGCGCATCGGAGAGTTTTATGGCCAGAGCTATTTTGCTGACCCACGGGGACAAATTTTGGTCAAGGGATCCCGAGATCAAGACCAACTGGTGGTGGCGGATTTGGATTTGGATCAGGTGCGCCAAGTGCGGGAGCTATGGCAGTTTTACCGGGACCGGCGTCCGGATTTGTATGGCGATTTGCTCAAACCCTAA
- a CDS encoding lysophospholipid acyltransferase family protein, which produces MFPLPPPHFAHPPLDFIPQSYSPWVLRLVHGILPLLMRVRVRRWLPSGISKVEATGAETLAELYHQFQTGRIRLILAFRHVEVDDPLTGLYFFSRLLPQVAHRQGIPLQLPMHVHFLYDRGMPLWGGRWLGWLLSRLGGIPVHRGRRVDRLALNAARHLLMEGQFPFVIAPEGATNGHSERINPLEPGTAQLCFWCAEDLAKASRSETVIILPIGIRYHYTHPSWEKLERLLQHLEKVSGLTVSSVDPGSAKNRNTRYAQRICRLGHQVLTQMEAFYAQVHHQPPAQVHDLPLNTRLERVLQQALKTAEHHFGLSSQGDVNGRCRRIEEAAWIQIYREELRDPRSLSALSRGLLDWNAQQASLYMQHMRLVESCVALREEYLLEKPSFERLAETALIVFDVLARLKGEAYPARPRLGWRAAHFTVGDPISITERWTTYQKGRQEAKQAVAQLTEDLRLALEQMIQ; this is translated from the coding sequence TTGTTTCCGTTGCCCCCCCCTCATTTTGCGCATCCCCCCCTAGACTTTATCCCCCAGTCCTACAGCCCTTGGGTACTGCGGCTGGTACATGGGATCCTGCCCTTGCTGATGCGGGTACGGGTACGGCGATGGCTCCCCTCTGGAATTTCAAAAGTGGAGGCTACGGGCGCAGAAACTCTAGCAGAGTTGTATCACCAATTTCAGACTGGCAGGATCCGGCTGATCCTGGCCTTTCGGCACGTGGAGGTGGATGATCCCCTAACGGGCTTGTATTTTTTCTCCCGTTTGTTGCCCCAAGTGGCCCATCGCCAAGGGATCCCGCTCCAACTTCCCATGCACGTCCACTTTCTCTACGATCGGGGGATGCCCCTCTGGGGAGGTAGGTGGCTGGGGTGGTTGCTCTCCCGCTTGGGTGGGATCCCGGTACATCGGGGGCGACGGGTGGATCGGCTGGCTTTAAATGCAGCCCGTCATCTGCTCATGGAGGGGCAGTTCCCCTTTGTGATTGCACCGGAAGGGGCCACCAATGGCCACAGCGAGCGGATTAACCCTCTAGAACCGGGAACGGCTCAACTGTGTTTTTGGTGTGCGGAAGATCTGGCCAAGGCGAGCCGCTCAGAAACGGTGATTATCCTGCCGATAGGCATTCGCTACCACTACACCCATCCCTCTTGGGAAAAACTGGAGCGCCTTTTGCAACATCTGGAGAAGGTGAGCGGACTCACAGTATCCTCTGTGGATCCCGGCTCCGCCAAGAACCGCAACACCCGCTATGCCCAGCGCATCTGTCGCCTCGGTCATCAAGTACTGACCCAGATGGAAGCGTTTTATGCCCAGGTGCATCACCAACCCCCAGCCCAAGTGCATGACCTACCCCTCAACACCCGCCTAGAACGAGTTCTCCAGCAAGCCTTGAAGACCGCTGAACACCATTTCGGCCTATCCTCACAGGGAGATGTGAATGGCCGTTGCCGCCGCATCGAAGAAGCCGCTTGGATACAGATTTACCGAGAAGAATTACGGGATCCCCGCTCTTTGTCAGCCCTAAGCCGGGGTTTACTCGACTGGAACGCCCAGCAAGCTTCCCTGTACATGCAGCATATGCGCCTAGTGGAGAGTTGTGTAGCTCTACGGGAAGAATATCTCCTGGAAAAACCCTCGTTCGAACGATTGGCAGAAACCGCTCTAATAGTGTTTGATGTGCTGGCTCGCCTCAAAGGAGAAGCCTATCCGGCCCGACCCCGCTTGGGTTGGCGCGCAGCTCATTTTACGGTTGGGGATCCCATTTCAATAACTGAGCGGTGGACAACCTATCAAAAAGGGCGGCAAGAAGCCAAGCAAGCCGTGGCTCAGCTCACAGAGGATCTCCGACTAGCTTTAGAACAGATGATCCAGTAG